A portion of the Bombina bombina isolate aBomBom1 chromosome 11, aBomBom1.pri, whole genome shotgun sequence genome contains these proteins:
- the UBALD1 gene encoding UBA-like domain-containing protein 1 isoform X1, with the protein MKYTHLHTEKRVTALTMSGDMEQLKHQLLVSQFVLTAGCATDQAEQLLRAAHWQYETALSAFFQETNHPYIPHHQMMGTPANTPATPPNFPDALAMFSRLKASESGYLSSLATSPPLQQTGASGHFSQDPQGQQISTVLPSSGVMYCSHQGSGTDHNPTAEAER; encoded by the exons ATGAAATATACACATCTACAT ACAGAGAAGCGAGTCACGGCTCTTACAATGTCAGGGGACATGGAGCAACTAAAACATCAGCTACTGGTGTCTCAGTTTGTCTTGACTGCTGGATGCGCAACTGACCAGGCGGAGCAACTTCTGCGTGCAGCTCACTGGCAATATGAG ACAGCACTCAGTGCCTTCTTCCAGGAGACCAACCATCCCTACATCCCTCACCACCAGATG ATGGGAACTCCTGCCAATACTCCGGCCACCCCCCCAAACTTCCCGGATGCCTTGGCCATGTTTTCCAGACTGAAGGCCTCAGAAAGTGGCTACCTCTCCTCATTGGCTACGTCGCCTCCTCTTCAGCAAACTGGTGCCAGCGGTCACTTCTCCCAGGATCCTCAAGGGCAGCAGATAAGCACAGTGCTGCCTAGTTCTGGGGTGATGTATTGTTCTCACCAAGGCAGTGGCACGGACCATAACCCTACTGCAGAGGCAGAGAGATGA
- the UBALD1 gene encoding UBA-like domain-containing protein 1 isoform X2, with protein MSGDMEQLKHQLLVSQFVLTAGCATDQAEQLLRAAHWQYETALSAFFQETNHPYIPHHQMMGTPANTPATPPNFPDALAMFSRLKASESGYLSSLATSPPLQQTGASGHFSQDPQGQQISTVLPSSGVMYCSHQGSGTDHNPTAEAER; from the exons ATGTCAGGGGACATGGAGCAACTAAAACATCAGCTACTGGTGTCTCAGTTTGTCTTGACTGCTGGATGCGCAACTGACCAGGCGGAGCAACTTCTGCGTGCAGCTCACTGGCAATATGAG ACAGCACTCAGTGCCTTCTTCCAGGAGACCAACCATCCCTACATCCCTCACCACCAGATG ATGGGAACTCCTGCCAATACTCCGGCCACCCCCCCAAACTTCCCGGATGCCTTGGCCATGTTTTCCAGACTGAAGGCCTCAGAAAGTGGCTACCTCTCCTCATTGGCTACGTCGCCTCCTCTTCAGCAAACTGGTGCCAGCGGTCACTTCTCCCAGGATCCTCAAGGGCAGCAGATAAGCACAGTGCTGCCTAGTTCTGGGGTGATGTATTGTTCTCACCAAGGCAGTGGCACGGACCATAACCCTACTGCAGAGGCAGAGAGATGA